Proteins co-encoded in one Oceanispirochaeta sp. genomic window:
- a CDS encoding rubredoxin: MIWVCNACGYIYDPSDGDPEQSIPEGTYA; the protein is encoded by the coding sequence ATGATATGGGTTTGTAATGCCTGTGGTTATATATATGATCCCTCCGATGGTGATCCAGAACAGAGTATTCCCGAAGGCACTTACGCATAA